GCGGCCCTTGCTGAAATCATCCTGCGAGATTCCAAGCCGGGCATTCCCTGCTTCAAACCGGGCACCCAGAACTTTGCCGTCATCGCCCTTCATTTCCTCCTTCACGTTGAACCCCAGTCCATCCCTGTAAAAGCGAATGCTTTGATCCACATCATTTACCGTCAGACTCGGCTCGAGGCCTCGGGCTTTCAGTGCTTCTTCGGTCA
The Gemmatimonadaceae bacterium DNA segment above includes these coding regions:
- a CDS encoding VOC family protein translates to MTEEALKARGLEPSLTVNDVDQSIRFYRDGLGFNVKEEMKGDDGKVLGARFEAGNARLGISQDDFSKGRDRAKGIGVRLMDRN